In Oenanthe melanoleuca isolate GR-GAL-2019-014 chromosome 9, OMel1.0, whole genome shotgun sequence, the following are encoded in one genomic region:
- the TMEM41A gene encoding transmembrane protein 41A, translating into MWRRPAGLLLVFAAATAALWLLSVRLSAGQTRRALRFPADLEELRDLAEALRDYERQHRGAALALFCGAYLYKQSFAIPGSSLLNVLAGALFGPWMGLVLCSVLTSVGATLCYLLSAAFGKQLIVHFFPEKVALLQGKVEENRSCLFFFLLFLRLFPMTPNWFLNLSAPILNIPISQFFLSVLIGLTPYNFICVQTGAILSQITSLDAIFSWDTLLKLLAMAVAALIPGTLIKRYSKKHLKLDGDKQAQTLNGRKSL; encoded by the exons ATGTGGCGGCGCCCGGCTGGGCTTCTGCTGGTCTTCGCGGCCGCTACGGCCGCGCTGTGGCTGCTGTCGGTGCGGCTGAGCGCGGGGCAGACGCGCAG GGCGCTGCGGTTCCCGGCGGACCTGGAGGAGCTGCGGGATCTGGCCGAGGCGCTGCGGGACTACGAGCGGCAGCACCGGGGCGCGGCGCTGGCCCTGTTCTGCGGCGCGTACCTGTACAAGCAGAGTTTCGCCATCCCCGGCTCCAGCCTCCTG AATGTCCTGGCTGGAGCACTCTTTGGGCCATGGatggggctggtgctgtgctccGTGCTCACGTCTGTGGGAGCCACCCTCTGCTActtgctctctgcagcttttggCAAGCAGCTCATTGTCCACTTCTTCCCTGAGAAGGTGGCTCTGCTGCAAGGGAAG GTAGAAGAGAACAGGAgctgcttatttttcttcctgttgttcCTGAGGCTGTTCCCCATGACACCAAACTGGTTTCTGAACCTCTCGGCTCCCATTTTAAACATCCCCATCTCCCAGTTCTTTCTCTCCGTGCTCATTG GCCTTACACCATATAATTTCATCTGTGTGCAGACAGGGGCCATTCTGTCCCAAATCACCTCTCTGGATGCCATCTTCTCCTGGGACACACTGCTCAAGctgctggccatggctgtggCAGCGCTGATTCCAGGGACCCTCATCAAGAGATACAGCAAGAAACACCTGAAGCTGGATGGGGACAAGCAAGCTCAGACACTCAATGGCAGAAAGAGCTTGTGA